The Brachypodium distachyon strain Bd21 chromosome 4, Brachypodium_distachyon_v3.0, whole genome shotgun sequence nucleotide sequence CGTGTATTTTACTCAAGATAATTTCATCAGTGGCACTCTGTGTGATCATGTCACCATTTCATCGCTCTTTCTCCTCATTCCATTGGGGTTCTTTCACCATTCTAGTGGAGAATTTTTGTACTCCTACCATGCAGGATTGATGATTGATGAGCCGGAGTCTTCTCTTGTCCTTGTGCTCGCTCCCCAATTTCCCCGGGATTCTATCGTCCTTTTGGTGGCAAGTTCTTCAGGGCTCGggattgatgatggtgtagcTCCCTGTTTGGTGATAGCTTGCGGTTCTCTTAGCTAGAAGTTTCGGTGTTTGCAATGGTTGATCTCTCGGTTTGAGATCATTTGGACTATCTATGAGGTTTTAGATTGAaatgcaattttaaaaaagGTAGCCGTCAGCTATCCCCCCgttgattgaaaaaaaattaccagCACGTTCAAAGTataagaaaagagagaagcaACCATGATGCCCAACCAATGATCGGCTACCCCATgtgcctcttttttttcctcctccttctccaccTCCACTCCACCTTTGCCATGGATGGAGGATCTTGTAGCTCACCGCTACAAAATGATCTCAGGTGGAGCTTGAAACAAGAATTCTTCATTTGTGTTGAGTTCGGGGAAgatgtgtgtgcgtgtgtgtgtgcgcgtgcacatttgtttttcatgttACAAAAGTGTTTTGTTCCATACAATGTTGCTTACATAGCTTCTCTTGTTGCATAAACAACCCATTTTTACAATTAATTGCAACGAGCAAGATTTGTTGCATGTAAATTAAGATCTTTTTTGTTGGATTGGTATGTTCAAAAATTTGCAAATTTTTGAATGGCTTTTGGCAGACTATAGGGGAGGGATGTTACAACGATGTTATATATGCATAAAAAGTGTTTCATGTGGTATTTTCATGTTGCAATATAAGGACATCTTCCCAGATCTGCACATTTAAGTGAGATTGGGCGGTCGGGACCTCAACTGATCTAAGCTCCATCCATGAAGAcatactctctctgttccaaAACATAAGACATTTTTATTTACTTTTCATAGTCTCCGATATAAGACTTCTTTATATCTTCTTGATGTAGACCTTGTTGGGTGTATAAAAATGAAATTCCCCTTTAAATGAGTGACTTAAGATTTATCAATCCATTAGAGGCGTGTGATGGAAGTATACTCCCCTCAAAATGTCAACGATCCATCTAGGGGTAAGGTGTTTACGTAGATCCAATTAACAATGATACCGTGTACTATTCCAATGATGTGCAGACACTGACTTACCCAAGTTTAGACTCCCTCAAAAGGGTAAAGGCCCTATGTCCTgcttatatatttattttatcaAGGAAGCAATATTAATGCAGTAGCTAAACTAGCTTAAAACTACCAAGTCGGCGATATAGGTTACATGTAAAGACGCTTCATGGTGGGACACGTCTCTCCTGACAGGACTCCAAACCGCCTCCGACTAGGGAAAAACCTTCCTAGTCAAGATATCGGAGGAATCTCCATGAGGTATTTCCCTTATGCCAGGTCACTTCTTGTAAACCAAGGGAATGTTACTCGGGACGTAACACATCATCATACCCCACAAAGGTATTGCAATCCAAGGATTTACCCATAAACGATGCCAAGTCTCCCATCAGTATTAGAAGTGAGGTTGTGGCAAAACTGCTCATCGTCTATGTGGTTAGCAGAAAACACATTTACCATACTAAGAGCCCAAACCCAAATGGGATCAatacaagaacaaacaaaagcaGCAAAAATCAGCTACCAATGGGAGCAACTAGATATCTTCGAGTAAATTTCAGTTTTTGCACCATATCCAATCAAGTAAActatgtcttttttttctaatttagAACCTAGATATCAACATGTATATACTTAATTCAAGCACATTTTCAATTCTTATACATGAGCACCATCAGAGTTGCTTTCTCTCACCCCCACTAAAAGGATGTGGGCACTAGGGCGCCGAGGTCGAAGGGAGAGGGATTACTGCTGGACAAAAACAAATTCATGAGATAATCATCTACCGGAGTATTTATTAAGTTCAATCATCTATTTTTAAGTTAAAACATTAATTATTATCTAATCACTAAttagatttctttttttgtgaaaattaAATTTCCATTTTACTCCCCCTTTCCATAAAATAGACGATACATCTAAGTTTGAGCACTAATTAAGAAATGTTAACTcacaataaaaaatataaacaatGTTTTACAGATAGTAGGGAGTATAAATCCTTCTGAGTTGTCCACGCGTAATGAAATTGGAAGAGACACCCTCACATATTAGGAAACCACTCCCCCGGattcatattagttgtctcaaatttgcaaaatatggatatatctatgtctaaaaatcgtttagatacatgtaatgttttgacaactaatatggatcgaaggTTACGTGTCAAGCAGGGCAACCTTCAAGTAGTAGCACGCACCGAACGGACAGCTTGATCGCAAGGCAGGCAGGACGTCCACCAATTAGCCAACGGATTTCATTAAAACGAACCCGCAGAAACGGGGCGTGTTGCCGATCTAGTCACCAGAAGACGGGAGAAATGGGGGGCTCTCCGATCCTGGGCCCGTTTGCCAGCATCAGGCTCCACAACGTAGCCCATCGAATTTTGATGCGCTGGATTTATGCTGTCACGTGAGGCACAAGCCGCTAAGGCTAAACGAGTTAACGAGATGTATTTCGGTTCCGCTCCCCTTTCTTTCAGCAAAGGAGATCTCGTCCCGTTGCTTCCAATTTCAAAGCATCCCTCACAGAATAATCGCTACTACCACTAATTTtgtatagaaaataaaattagtactccgtagtagtaTAAAACTGCTCTTCAGATCTCATCTTTCTATCCCAAAGCCCAGTGGATTCTGTCGTTCCTCTGCTCCCCTTACAGAAAAGGGCGCCAGTTCATCCGCTTCCGTTCCTAGTTCTTACCACCAACGAAGAAGATATTACTTCTTGCTCCGCTCGGCCCATCGCAAATCTCTCCTTTGCCCCCTCGCTGCTCGTCTTGACTCGCCCCCCTCAGCTCGCAAGCGCTCCTAGGTTACTTGGATCGGTGCGACGAGTCCATTTTCGTGCTCTTCGGAGTTCCGGATCCAGGAGCCGCCCGGGGGTTCTTGGCCTTGGATCTCCTGCCTGCAATGGCTGCCCTAGTGGAGCTCTTCCTGAGATCCTCTTCGTCGTCCGCGCCGGTGGACTGGGAGGCGGAGGCCTACCCGGCGTACGGCGACTACGCCGTGCTCCCCTTcctcgtcgccttcttccccgcctTGCGCTTCCTCCTCGACCGATTCGTCTTCGAGGTGAATTGCCAACTTCCTTTTTGGTTTACTGTTCGTTGGAACCGGGATATCTGTGCCAACTCGTACTTGTGCTACTAGTGAATCTAAGCTTATATAtctagaaaaagaaagaacatgtaCCGGAAACAAATAGGGATTTTCATTGGCAAAATAGCATCCTCTCTTATTTGACTTTTCCCCTCTTGATTCTACCTCGACTTTTCCCTCTTATCTAAGCTCAAACTGAGTCCTGACGCGGTTGCTTCGGATGGACTAGTTGCTTCAGATGCAAATTGCATAGTGATAATCTCTTGAAGCACCGATTTTGATGATGTTTCCAGTTTATGGCTTCCTtacatacattttttttaatacatgGTTCCCTCCCCAGTAGATCATTGGATCCGCGCACATGGTTTTAGCAACTGCTAAAGAGATAAGTTTCGAAAATGTTAATCTAACAGGGTTGCACTATGAATCATTACCAATATACTAGTATTACATCTGTCCACTGTTGTATTACAGGCAGTAGCTCATGTTGAACACTTGCTGGTTTATTTTGTAGAGTGGTGAAAGGTAACTAGCCTTTTGAACGCTTATGAGTCTATATAGCTAAAGGTGATTCTACACTAAACGTCATTACAAGTTTATGAATATCTTCAACCAGAAAAGAGAAGTCTCCTAAAATCCAAGTACTATTTTGAGTATACATTGTGTACTGCAAAAAGATAGAAATTAAAGTGCCAGAACAGATCAGTTTTGTACCATGCCCTTATCTTGTTGCATATGTGGTCGGTGTGTTATATTTACTGTTGTCACATTACAACTTTACACCATGAGATTTGTTTTCTGCAAGAACACTTGGATGGTTGTTCTGTTGTATTCATGCTATTCTAGGACCACCCTTAAATGCACATAGTCCTTTCATCTCACATTCGCAGGTATTAGCAAGAAGACTTATATTTGGAAAGGGGTATGACAAGCTTGCCGAAACAGatgaaaggagaaagaaaatcaATAAATTTAAGGAGTCGGCATGgaaatttgtttattttctatCTGCAGAATTGCTTTCATTATGTGTAACATACAATGAGCCATGGTTTACGAATACCAGATACTTTTGGGTAGGGCCTGGCGATCAGCTCTGGCCTGATCAAAAGATGAAGtaagagaaagaaacaaactcTTCTGTTCCTCATTGCAACTTTGGTTTTACCCCAAGAGGCTTTTAAGTTTTAACATTGTTTTGTTCCTTTTCACAGACTGAAGCTTAAGGCTGTATACATGTATGCCGCTGGATTTTACACGTATTCCATCTTTGCACTCCTGTTCTGGGAAACAAGACGCAAGGACTTTGGGGTCTCGATGTCTCACCACGTGGCAACTGTTGTTCTGATTGTTATGTCCTATATTTGCAGGTAGGTAGATAAGTTTAATTGCCCTTCTATATCATGACCAGGTCTTGATGTTATTGCTATGTCCAAACAGATTATCTCGTGCTGGCTCAATCATTTTGGCCATCCATGATGCAAGTGATATATTCCTAGAGATCGGAAAGATGGCCAAGTATAGTAGCTGTGAGGGGCTTGCTGTTGTGGCATTTCTACTTTTTGTGGCTTCGTGGATCATTCTCCGGCTAATGATATTCCCTTTCTGGGTCCTAAGAAGCACAAGGTAAACGCCTATTACAGCTTGTAGGTCAATCTGGTAACTGATGTTACTTCAACTGTCTAGAAAGCAGCATTACTGCCCTAAGAGTTGTAGCACATTTTGTTAATTGAATCAATGATCTTGTCTCTTTTCAGCTATGAAGTAGCTGTGATCCTGGACAAGGAGAAACATCAATTTTACAGCTCGGTATACTACTATCTTTTCAACAGTCTCCTGTTCTCACTTCTAGTCCTTCACATATATTGGTGGGTACTGATTTACCGGATGCTAGTAAAACAAATCCAGTCCAGAGGACGTGTTGGCGATGATGTTCGATCTGGTCAgtcaattttttctttctcatttTCTTGGTGGTTGAACTATTTTCTTTCTCAGCAGCATATCTTATAAGCTGCTCGCTGTCGAACAGATTCTGAAGGCGAAGATGATCATGAAGATTAATCTGTAGGTTCTTGCATGTTTAACTGAAGAACTATATATTGTGTTCATACAGCAGGATACATCACCTAAACACTGAGTTCACTTGATCAGATCATTTTTGTAGTGTCAAACATGGCAGACGTTAATGACGAGTTGCTACTGAAGATAATTGTGCTGTCACATGCCTGTATGAAGCAAAAATTGATTTGCATTTTCCCTTAGATGCTCGTTTGTATAAAAGAGAGAACATATTAAGTTTTTTTCACTCTAGTAAGGATTGGCTCAATGCAATTATGTAATATGCTGTAGAGTGTCAGATGTCAACTTGGCGTATCTTGCATTCTGTTGGACTCGTGGACAAGAAGTTCGAAAGAAATCTTCGACATTGTTACTCATTTGCTTCTGCAGAATACTATATACCACCACcattgacaaatttaagactTGACATCCTGGAATACAACAGCATGTCTTTTGATTGACATTCCTGATTCCTCTTTAAGTTGTTTCCTAATCCATTGTCCTCATTGAGCCACTTAAATAGGTGTCATGGTCTAGCGATGTAAGATGAGGTGGGCGGCATAGGATTCATGCACATTGCAATAGACAAAATCCATGAACATAAAAATATAGCTAAATTCGGTGTGGGTTTTGCTATGGAAAAAAATTTGCTACTGTGACCAAACGTACATAAGAAAATTTTGTTATCTTGCGCCTTCTCTCTTCTCGTACCTCATCATCTGCCATCACTTCCACTCGCTCCTAGTCATGTCTTGCTTGTCTTGGTTCTGTCATTGCATAAACACAATGATAGTCTTTTACTGAACAACACACCTCACCATTCTATTAAATATCCATGTCAATTGTATTGGGAATGAAATGCTCCTCCATTTTGAAAATGTAGGACCTCTGCACTTAAGCTAAACATTAACCACAAACTCCTTACACTTAGTAATTTGTCAGAACTTAactataaatttcatgtagtCATTGCCTTGTCTCAGAGTATGGATTTCACGGTATCAAATTCATGtcacacaattcacatattTTTATTCAATTCTCTTGACAAGTGTGGCCCCCCTATATTTTCCAACCGGAAAAACACACTCACTTCACAAATAAAAATGATTTCAAATGTAATACATGCTTGTGATAATACAATCATGTACATATTCAAATAGACCCCCCAAAAAATAAACGAcctttgacaaaaaaaaatgaaaaacttaACCAAAAGTCTCCAATTATGAATGCAAGTACTGACAGCAGCGACACATAAAATCCATGGTTGTCATTGTGTTTTGTGAGATAGTACCCTAGGACTATGATGTAATGCACTTTCAAATGAAGAGGAGAACGTTGACTCCTTCCAGGACATATGAAATCTTCTTTTAGATATAGCATTCTTTTAACATTTTACTGGACACAGGACACAAAAGGACCTCAAGCAGTTTCCTAACCAGTGAGCCATGTGACAGGACAACTCCAGTTTTGGCCTAAAAATGTGTTTGAGTACACAAACATTAAGCAGTAGCTCAAGAAGATATAATACAAAGTAGTATCATAATCATAAAGCAGTAGCTCATTGCTATATGGATCAAGACAAAGTTCTGTAAAAGGAGATTAAGCTTAGGAGATTGTTAAGCTTTAGCAGTCTTATAATTTGTTGAGTACAATCAGAAAGAAAACTTGTGGTCCACTTCAGTCAAGCTGCTCCTAACAAGTCTCTGTTCATATATTTACTGGTGCTGCAAATTCAGGTTGATGCCTTACCTTGATGTTGCCTTGGAGGCTGCGATCTCCCCTCCCTCCTTACTTCTTTATTCTTCTGCCTTTAGTTCCCTTCAGCTCGTCCTCTTTTTCCCTATTCCTCTTCATTATCCTGCATCAAAGCATCTATGAGTTAGATGCACCATGCTTTCAGAAAGTACATTGGAACTTCATATTCATATAATAGTAAAACAAATTGGAATGAAACTTGATTGCAAGTCGGTAAAATATGTAGGTCACGAACAATCCAGATAACAGGCGAAGGCTGTTCTTGGCGAGGTAGAGAGAGGTGTGTTTCTTCCTCATTGCTCCCTGTCATGAGTCCCCTTCGAATGGGTTCCTCGCTTCTTCTGCAAAGCCACTGCGATCCACACAAGAAATCCATTACGCCCAGCAGTTCCAGGAGATTCAGGTTAGTGGTGGGTTGAAGAGTGCGAAGATATATATTCAGATTCAGGTTTATCTACAGTCCGCTGCGAGACATTTTAACGACAGATAAAACTAATCAATCATGAATTTAACCGTATCTGTTTGCTTTGCAGTGGATCTCCTagaaaggtactccctccgtttcataattcttgtcgaaatattacatgtatctagatgctttttaggaataggaatagatacatccattttttggcaaatttgagacaagaattatggaacggagggagtatatgcgTATTCAGGGACCCCGTGGATAACAAATTGCACTATCTGCCTCTAcagcaagaaaaataaaataagaataGGGGTCTCTTACTTTGCTCAACTTATGACACGTCTAACCCTTCATGGCAATGACAATACACCTACATCAAATTATCCAGTTGAGAGCAAGCCCCTCACATTCAACCTGCCAGAAATAAAGGAGAAGAACCATTCTTCTAATTTGCAGAAACTATTGAAATCTCTCGTAGCTGAATTTCAGACCCAAAATCACGTTTCCCTGTAAATATATATGTGAATCTAGCTAACTAATGATAAAAACTACCTGAtgttcaacaaaaaattaaaagctcaAAGAAATCCATGTCCCGACAGTTAGTTTCCACTCAACATGCCATGACATAACAAAGGAGTTGCCAAGGGAATTATTACATTTTAGTGAAAAAGCTCAAGTCTGTTGCGATTACATCGTCCCTTATATCCACATGAATACCGCAGTATAAAATCTAGGAGTGTTGTTTGTAAATTGTGAGGAGCATCCTATTCTGCCGCGAGAAGCTATGGAGTACAGGGTTCCCAATTTGCATTTCAGTGAACACTGCAGCAGCAAGAAGCCAAGCACAGATGACATAAAGAATGAAGAATCCAGCCAAATCTGCAGTAATAACACGCAAAATAGGACCACCTATGTCAAGGGGGCACTTCTTTTATAGGATTGCAGGAGACAACCACCTAGAAAAAGGCTTTGAAATGAAATCTGTAAGCAGAACGTCTTGTCAATGTCTTTGTCCTCTATCAGATGGTAATTCTGAAGATCAAATAGATATCAAGAGATGCCCGTGAAGCAATGTACGGTCTAACCTTGCAATCTGCAGGAGTCGGGGAAGAGCGAGACGGGgggccggggggggggggggggggtgcggAGGCGGGAATGGCGGCCCGAGGTTTGGTCGCGTTGGTGGCGGTGGGGAGGAGGTGGAAGTCGGCGAAGAGGTGGCCGTCGACCCACCGGTTCGCGTCGCGGCTGCCTGCGGTGCGAGCGCGGGAGGGAGAAGGCGAGCGGCGGCACGGTGTTCGGTAGGTCGAGGAGGCTATTGAAGCCTCTATTtctgtcggcggcggcggaccaagagggggaggaggcaaGGCGCATCCCTCGCCGGCGGCTCCCTGGCTCTGACCTCAACTCCACAGGGTGCATGACGCGATTGGATCGGGAGCAAGGGAAGGAGTGACCGTGCGAGATGGGTACGGGCGATTacgggcggcggggcgggaggaggcggccggacCGCGGGGCAGGTGCAGCATGCAGCGCCAGGAGGCACTTCGGGCGAGAGGAGCCGGGGCGGGCTTTTGAATTACtgagtactccgtattaaaggtgtgtttgtttgggcttgtAGGAGCTGCTTCAACAGCTTCTGAGCTGTGGAAGCcggagcccaaacaaacaccacTTTTTAGACCAGCTCCAAGCAGCGGATTCGAAGGAGCGCTCCCGATACACACACAGCCCACGAGAATCCACAAAATCGATGCTTCTTTCGGCAGCTGTACCTCCAAAACTTCATTTTTACCGAATTACCCAAGCACCAAACTACATGCAACACCAAAAATGCCCCGTACCGGTTCGTTCTTTtcgcccgcgcccacgcccGACCGAACGGGAACacctcaccgccgccacctctctccggccaccggcgccgccgccacctacCTCTCCGGACACCGGTGCATCCGAGCCCATCTCTCCCCTGGACGTCGGctccttctctcttttctttctcccctGCTGCAGCCACCTATCTTCCCTGGACGGATGGACGCCACCGCCCGATCTGGGctcccggcgccgctgccTTCCTCCGGCTGGTGGGATGGAGCCTCCCGAGT carries:
- the LOC100842490 gene encoding ASC1-like protein 1; translation: MAALVELFLRSSSSSAPVDWEAEAYPAYGDYAVLPFLVAFFPALRFLLDRFVFEVLARRLIFGKGYDKLAETDERRKKINKFKESAWKFVYFLSAELLSLCVTYNEPWFTNTRYFWVGPGDQLWPDQKMKLKLKAVYMYAAGFYTYSIFALLFWETRRKDFGVSMSHHVATVVLIVMSYICRLSRAGSIILAIHDASDIFLEIGKMAKYSSCEGLAVVAFLLFVASWIILRLMIFPFWVLRSTSYEVAVILDKEKHQFYSSVYYYLFNSLLFSLLVLHIYWWVLIYRMLVKQIQSRGRVGDDVRSDSEGEDDHED